The nucleotide sequence AATGGCAGCAACTACAAATATACGTCATTTTATCCGGTTGTGTTGGTTGAGAATGGAACCAAAATACAAGAGTGCTTACTGATATCAGTTCAAGTGCTAGGCAACAAACAAAAGTGGTTGCCTCCATAGAGATCGAATAACACAAATGCTCAAATCCTCTTCAAGTAATCAAAGTAGGTGCAGCAGAATTATGGTACTTCTCTATCAAACTAGGGATCATACCGTCCAGCTTTCCTAACTTTTTAGGGAACACAATACATGTGGAAGCCCAGAAAAGGTGACTCTTGCATAATATGGTTAATGCTAAGAGAAGATGAAATTAACAGTCAAAGAAAATCCTGCAGACCTCATGTTCATTCCCAAAATGCCAAATGTTTACTAAGTAAATTTTAGTAATCTACTCTTAAACAAAGCGTAATAAAGCATGTAATACACACCTCCAGGATTCCGCATCGGAGTCTGAATAGGATGTAGTGGGGTTCGAGATGGATGCACAGGTGTTTCAACACCCCTTGAATAACAAGTTTCACTGCTTATACAACTCGTCAGCAAATGAAACTAAACAGGTCAACCAAATATAGAAATATGGATATGGATCATGAGAAAAAATGAAAAGTTACCGAAATGGTGTTGCAACAGCAGCTGTGTCGCCTATATCCTCCCTCTTAACTATATATTCGCACAATAAATATATTATTAGAACTAAACATAAGAGAAACAAGTACACCttcatttcaaaaaaaaagtacACTTGCAACAGACTTACCTGTGACAATTTTCATAAGTGATTCAAGCTCTACACGCACAAGCACACCAGTTAATTCTTTAACACGGCCACGATATCCCTTATATGGCCCAGATCTAATTTTGATACATCTGTTCACCAGGGTATCATTCCCTCTGCCACCACTGCCTCTCCCTCCAAACCTTCCACCAGCTGAATAACATAGGAGGCATGCATTATTGTATAACACAAGGGAACTGACTCAATTTGTTATGGATAAATAAAGAGGCTACTGGAAACCATAACAGCAGATATTTTTTTCAACTTAAATACATTCGTACAATTCATGTGAGGTCCTCTTGGGGGCAGCCTCCCTGGAGACTGCAAAatccttgcttgagagccaaAAGCATGAAAATGTGGATCTGCTTTATCCATGGCCTGCGTAAGATTACAAAAAAGTATGGTCAGACACAGTATTCTAAATTCTAAAGTACATTAATACTCCTGCCGGTCATAAATACTTGACATATTTAACATTTGCACGGTTTTTTGATGTGCATCTTTGACCATTAATTTCTTCAAGAATATATTCTTAAAATCCTTCAAATACATGAGATTTTGCAAGTATTTTGAATGCACACATATACTACATGTTTTCAAACTAAATAATGTAATAGTTATTGATGTTTGCAGTTTTTAAGGATTGACCGACTCTTGAGTATATATTAGCACATACATTCCCACGGTGGATGCCAGTTGACCCCCCAACAAGGAAACATGATTGTGCTTTTGCACAGATAAATCCTGAATGCTCAAGGTAGTGGCGATCATAGATAAAAAGTATGCCTCTGTGTATATGTTCCACAGGACCTCGCTTTCCCTGTAAAAAAAATAGATATATAAAATATACTCAAAACAATCATATCTTCTGATACAAACTGAAACGTGCAAGATCATGTGAAGTTAGACACACCTTACATGCTCCTTCAGCAACCCTCACAACATCCTTAGTTGACACAATGTTATTGTACCGATCTTTTGCCGATGTGCGTCGATCAATCTTACATTTTATTTCTCTCAGTTTTACAAGGACCAATTCAGGTTTATCAGGCACACCTTTCAGAACCTAGTTGTATATTAAGGTCAATATATTAGTACATAAATCATCAAATCCATGAAACAAGATAGATATAATCTGCTTGCCTGAAATGCTTCACTCTCCAACCGTATAATAATCCCAAACGATGAATTGCTGAAAAGTTGAGAGGAATGAATTAGTTCATATCCATTCAGAACAAATTGTTACCAGATTGTTTTTCAGTAGATATGATTGCTTTCCTTAACTactattgtatatatatatatatatggttagaCAGGATCCTAGCATGAATGCCATAGAACCTCATGTAAGAAACAATATCCAGATCTAGATATATGGTCACTAAAGATTAACCATAGATATATATAGTTAAGGAAAGCAATCATATCTACCAAAAGATATAATTCAATAATACAAAACTCGAGCAATAATGGTTCACTAAGAAAAATAACTTACTTAAGAAGAACAAGGTCATGCAATTCATAATCACCAATCCTGGTAACCCCTGTGGTGACCTCAGAACTCTCCACAACATGGTCTGCAAACACACGGATCTATAATCACAGAGACAGTAAAAGGTCAGTGCAtatacccccaaaaaaggtgTTCGCTAAGCAGCTATTAACACATCAGAAAAGCAAAAATATCTCACATGTTCTTTGGTAGTGTCTGATAAAATGATCAAAACATGCCCTTCCACTTTAACAACCATGCCTATCGCACCCTCTTGAACTCCAGATATGACTTTTACATGGTCTCCAGGATTGAAATATTTACAGAGATTCGTCTCACTGAAGGCAAGTGTTCTCTGTGATTATGAAGGAAAGTGTCCTACGTAAATATTGATCAAATATTTTAATTAAATCATCCTTAAAATAGTAACTCAGTCTGCGAGTAACTACCGGAAGCCCAGCTAGTTTTGGTTGAATGTGCACAGTACTATCCTCCACCTTCTCAACAGAGCCTTTTAAGTTCTTGAGGTCACCCTTAATTACAATTACAGCATCACCTTTCATGAAGTGGCCCTTTTTTCTGTTTGTAAACAGAGTGGACAAGCTAGCCACATCCTCATTGAGGTCATCACCAGGTTTTTTGAATTTCTCTAATTCATCAAATGTTGGCTTAATATTTTGCGTGCTGATCGATTTTATAGAGAATGTTTTGTGCAAGAAACCATCTTTAAACAGCAAACTACCGACAACATCAAAGTATTCCCCAGAATCTCTATTCCTCCTTCTGTCAACACGGATGTGCAACTCCCTGTTTCATTTGAGTTAGCAAATAACAGCAAAAGGCAATAAATACAAATACAAAACACTATTACAATGATAACAGGGATGAAAAGCACCTCGCCTCATCGACACTAAAgaaccttggtggtggaatgaatgACTTCTTCGGGACCTCTTGCCCATCCTGAAAAGACCAGAATATtcattcatcaagcaaagtgatTGAGCAAGCACCAGAAGGAGCatgacaaagattttttttttttgaacgcaatggcaggagctctgcctttcaattaagatggGGAAAGAAAGTTTATGTACAAATAAGGACACTCGAGATTAGGGTTTCAAACCCCCACAAGCATGCAAAGTAGGGAAACGCACGGCCCAAAAGGGGTGGGGGCAACAGCTACACATAAGCGAGTGCTCTTTTACTTTGCTCTATGTCTTCCTTTATCCTTGCGGCCACTTGCGGCACCGTTTCTATCTTGTTGTCGAAGATTCTcctatttctctctttccaaaTATTTCAAAAGGTGTAGATTACTACCCCGTTAAGCCGCCTATGCTCGGATCTTGGCACTTTCCTCGCCACCTCTTCCTACCATGACCTGATATTGGTGGTGTCCACATGGGGTTGCTGTTGAAGTTGAGTGAAGTTTTCCTATGAGAGGATTTGATCCCAAACCGCCTTTGCGAAGGGGCAACATAGGCATAGGTGGAGGCCGGTCTCTAAGGGACCATTGCAGAGCACGCATTGTTGTTGGTGTGGCCACCCTCTCCTCTGTAGGTTTTGCGCCGTTAGAATTTTATCTTGCACTATAATCCAGGCGAAGATCTTGCATCTGTTCTCCACTTGCGCTTTCCAGATCAGGTCCGTACGGAAGGGGACGAGCGAGCCTTTGAATTGTATTCTGTATGCCGAACGGGTGGAGTAGTTCCCATCATTGGTCCATTGCCAGATGATGGTGTCCTGGacgccctgttgtaggtgcacatCTTGTATCCGTATCCAAAGGGACACAAACTCCTGTATGTGGACAGTCGAGGTGATTTTCCTTCCTAGCTTGTGCATCCAATTGTTGTTCCGGAGCTCTTGTTGCACCGTTCGGTCTCTCCTTGAAACTAGGCGAAACAAGTTCGGGGCTAGGTACCTAGGAGCTTGTCCATCGAGCCAATTGTGGTGCCAAAACCTAGTCTTTGCACCGTCCCCCAAAGTTATAatgattgaggagttgaagaggagacgatcatcatcagaacatGGAAGCTCCGAGCCGCTCCAAGGCTTGGAATCGTCCACCCATTCCTGCCAAAGCCATCGCAACCGGAGGGCTCTCCCAAATCTATCAAGGTCGGGGACGCCTAAACCACCAAGTTCTTTTGGCCTGGTAACTGTTCGCCAGTTAACAAGGCAGTGTCCGCCATTGGCATTCTCCTCCCCCTTCCACAGGAGCGATCTCCTGATTTTGTCGATCTTTTTCTTAGCCCATGCAGCGAGTGGAAACACCGTCAGGTGGTAGGTTGGCATGGAGGAGAGGACAAATGTTACTAGAGTGAGACGTCCCGCTTTGTTAAGCCATCTTCCTTTCCACTTGGGTAACCTTTGCCCAATACGGTCTATGAGAGGTTGCATGTGGATCTTTTGCAGTGATCTGATGTGGAGTTGCAGTGATCTGATGTGGAGCATGACAAAGAAAAGGCACAACTTTTTCCCAATAAGATGGGATATAGAAAACTTCCTCTAGATATGTAGGCCTCAGTAACATTTTGAATACCATTGCAGGAAAACTAATCAGAATCTCCCAAGAAAGGAAACCCTGAGATCATGTGTTCAAATAACATAATAATCATGTAAAACCTATAAAAAAGTTACCCAGTCCACAGAAGATGCAATACCATACAGTTTTACATAAGTTTTGCTGAACAATAAAACTCAGATATATTGCTAGTAAGAATAAACTTACCAGTTTATTTGCCAGCACTTGTAAATCAATTCTAGGAATGAGCTTAACACTAACCTTTTGGCCCACATTGTCAACATCAACAACCTAAAGGTAGTCCAAACAAAATACAGAGAAAGCCTGTTAGGACAGGAAGTAGCTCCTTCGATTGTAAACCCCTTTAAACATGAATTTCTTCTTAAAACTTTATAACCGGCTCTCGCGTGTATTCTAAGGGACTGGAGACAGCAAAGATCACCCTTTATACCTTAGCAAGATCACCTTTATACATACCAAGCTTCATCCGAACCCACGAGTCCCTTGAAAGGTCAACAGATTTGCTCTCAATAGAAAGGACATCAGCCATTTCTCTTATAGGAActaaagttggttttgttgaaGCAATGATGTTCCGCAAACCTTTGCAAGCCTGAAATTAAGTTCAGTTAAAACACAGTACCAAAATGAATAAAACTGTCAAGTGAAGCACCACTTACCTCTTTGACATGGGCTT is from Miscanthus floridulus cultivar M001 chromosome 7, ASM1932011v1, whole genome shotgun sequence and encodes:
- the LOC136464593 gene encoding putative transcription elongation factor SPT5 homolog 1 isoform X2; the protein is MPRRSRGEEEVDDMEEEEEEEEERGGKRSRAGGRGKRSRGVESFIDDAASEDEDSDEDDDDDDDDDYGGGGRGRASKRRRLSILIDDMAQVDDDDDIDDDSSDVEPGFIDDTDAGVEIRHNDVVRRSIPHSSSMLEDDEDMQEIVRRLQNRYKEASHFDYDEEVTEVEQQALLPSVKDPKLWMVKCAIGHERETAVCLMQKFIDRPDLQIKSVVALEHLKNFIYIEAEKEAHVKEACKGLRNIIASTKPTLVPIREMADVLSIESKSVDLSRDSWVRMKLGMYKGDLAKVVDVDNVGQKDGQEVPKKSFIPPPRFFSVDEARELHIRVDRRRNRDSGEYFDVVGSLLFKDGFLHKTFSIKSISTQNIKPTFDELEKFKKPGDDLNEDVASLSTLFTNRKKGHFMKGDAVIVIKGDLKNLKGSVEKVEDSTVHIQPKLAGLPRTLAFSETNLCKYFNPGDHVKVISGVQEGAIGMVVKVEGHVLIILSDTTKEHIRVFADHVVESSEVTTGVTRIGDYELHDLVLLNNSSFGIIIRLESEAFQVLKGVPDKPELVLVKLREIKCKIDRRTSAKDRYNNIVSTKDVVRVAEGACKGKRGPVEHIHRGILFIYDRHYLEHSGFICAKAQSCFLVGGSTGIHRGNAMDKADPHFHAFGSQARILQSPGRLPPRGPHMNSGGRFGGRGSGGRGNDTLVNRCIKIRSGPYKGYRGRVKELTGVLVRVELESLMKIVTVKREDIGDTAAVATPFRETCYSRGVETPVHPSRTPLHPIQTPMRNPGATPVRDVMRTPMPSRAWVPLSPHRDNREDGDSTWASSPAYQPGTPRPRPYEAPTPGSGWASWGDASVNTPSTNVPSTPIGQPMTPDPASYLAGTPSGQPMTPGYGGMELMSPVIGGEAEGSWLLPDVLVNVSRGGDEVSNAVVKEVLLITSW
- the LOC136464593 gene encoding putative transcription elongation factor SPT5 homolog 1 isoform X3 gives rise to the protein MPRRSRGEEEVDDMEEEEEEEEERGGKRSRAGGRGKRSRGVESFIDDAASEDEDSDEDDDDDDDDDYGGGGRGRASKRRRLSILIDDMAQVDDDDDIDDDSSDVEPGFIDDTDAGVEIRHNDVVRRSIPHSSSMLEDDEDMQEIVRRLQNRYKEASHFDYDEEVTEVEQQALLPSVKDPKLWMVKCAIGHERETAVCLMQKFIDRPDLQIKSVVALEHLKNFIYIEAEKEAHVKEACKGLRNIIASTKPTLVPIREMADVLSIESKSVDLSRDSWVRMKLGMYKGDLAKVVDVDNVGQKVSVKLIPRIDLQVLANKLDGQEVPKKSFIPPPRFFSVDEARELHIRVDRRRNRDSGEYFDVVGSLLFKDGFLHKTFSIKSISTQNIKPTFDELEKFKKPGDDLNEDVASLSTLFTNRKKGHFMKGDAVIVIKGDLKNLKGSVEKVEDSTVHIQPKLAGLPRTLAFSETNLCKYFNPGDHVKVISGVQEGAIGMVVKVEGHVLIILSDTTKEHIRVFADHVVESSEVTTGVTRIGDYELHDLVLLNNSSFGIIIRLESEAFQVLKGVPDKPELVLVKLREIKCKIDRRTSAKDRYNNIVSTKDVVRVAEGACKGKRGPVEHIHRGILFIYDRHYLEHSGFICAKAQSCFLVGGSTGIHRGNAMDKADPHFHAFGSQARILQSPGRLPPRGPHMNSGGRFGGRGSGGRGNDTLVNRCIKIRSGPYKGYRGRVKELTGVLVRVELESLMKIVTVKREDIGDTAAVATPFRETCYSRGVETPVHPSRTPLHPIQTPMRNPGATPVRDVMRTPMPSRAWVPLSPHRDNREDGDSTWASSPAYQPGTPRPRPYEAPTPGSGWASWGDASVNTPSTNVPSTPIGQPMTPDPASYLAGTPSGQPMTPGYGGMELMSPVARLREAGYCQMFW
- the LOC136464593 gene encoding putative transcription elongation factor SPT5 homolog 1 isoform X1, yielding MPRRSRGEEEVDDMEEEEEEEEERGGKRSRAGGRGKRSRGVESFIDDAASEDEDSDEDDDDDDDDDYGGGGRGRASKRRRLSILIDDMAQVDDDDDIDDDSSDVEPGFIDDTDAGVEIRHNDVVRRSIPHSSSMLEDDEDMQEIVRRLQNRYKEASHFDYDEEVTEVEQQALLPSVKDPKLWMVKCAIGHERETAVCLMQKFIDRPDLQIKSVVALEHLKNFIYIEAEKEAHVKEACKGLRNIIASTKPTLVPIREMADVLSIESKSVDLSRDSWVRMKLGMYKGDLAKVVDVDNVGQKVSVKLIPRIDLQVLANKLDGQEVPKKSFIPPPRFFSVDEARELHIRVDRRRNRDSGEYFDVVGSLLFKDGFLHKTFSIKSISTQNIKPTFDELEKFKKPGDDLNEDVASLSTLFTNRKKGHFMKGDAVIVIKGDLKNLKGSVEKVEDSTVHIQPKLAGLPRTLAFSETNLCKYFNPGDHVKVISGVQEGAIGMVVKVEGHVLIILSDTTKEHIRVFADHVVESSEVTTGVTRIGDYELHDLVLLNNSSFGIIIRLESEAFQVLKGVPDKPELVLVKLREIKCKIDRRTSAKDRYNNIVSTKDVVRVAEGACKGKRGPVEHIHRGILFIYDRHYLEHSGFICAKAQSCFLVGGSTGIHRGNAMDKADPHFHAFGSQARILQSPGRLPPRGPHMNSGGRFGGRGSGGRGNDTLVNRCIKIRSGPYKGYRGRVKELTGVLVRVELESLMKIVTVKREDIGDTAAVATPFRETCYSRGVETPVHPSRTPLHPIQTPMRNPGATPVRDVMRTPMPSRAWVPLSPHRDNREDGDSTWASSPAYQPGTPRPRPYEAPTPGSGWASWGDASVNTPSTNVPSTPIGQPMTPDPASYLAGTPSGQPMTPGYGGMELMSPVIGGEAEGSWLLPDVLVNVSRGGDEVSNAVVKEVLLITSW